In the Hyalangium ruber genome, one interval contains:
- a CDS encoding DUF3105 domain-containing protein, with translation MFRIPLALPLLLLPSLLACGTTDPQPQGCERFEFALAPEASALHVTCSSTSCGNGLNPPTAGRHCSSTLSCRVHDTEQPSCVWLHNLEHGHAVFLYNCPEGCPEEVAKLEEAQRSARRGGNDVPRALVAPDPNIPNRVAAILWRRAYLTDSADPEALRCLLALQDQDAPEPGLSCAP, from the coding sequence ATGTTCCGAATCCCTCTGGCCCTCCCTCTCCTCCTGCTCCCCTCTCTGCTTGCCTGTGGAACCACGGACCCGCAGCCCCAGGGCTGTGAGCGCTTCGAGTTCGCGCTCGCTCCCGAGGCGTCCGCGCTCCACGTCACCTGTTCGAGCACCAGCTGTGGCAACGGGCTGAATCCGCCCACCGCGGGCCGGCACTGCAGCAGCACCCTCTCCTGCCGCGTCCATGACACCGAGCAGCCCTCGTGTGTCTGGCTGCACAACCTGGAGCACGGCCACGCGGTCTTCCTCTACAACTGCCCCGAGGGCTGCCCCGAGGAGGTGGCCAAGCTCGAAGAGGCCCAGCGGAGCGCGCGGCGCGGCGGCAACGACGTTCCCCGGGCACTGGTGGCCCCGGATCCCAACATCCCCAACCGGGTGGCCGCCATCCTGTGGCGGCGCGCGTATCTGACGGACAGCGCGGACCCTGAAGCCCTCCGGTGCCTGCTGGCGCTCCAGGATCAGGATGCGCCAGAGCCGGGCCTCAGCTGCGCTCCCTGA
- a CDS encoding vWA domain-containing protein, which translates to MPSSTLHRLSLWGSAFLAVSLLPSCMSAKAPQVETAARAESVPAQDQRMDGAEAPEEKALAAMPAPMGVVAPSPTTPPPPPMSPARPEPAKRTREASTQQPAKQDFMQGEARGKRGPVLDRKDATASSDDALNTGVEGGNTFEAHTPNAFTDAREDAFSTFAVDVDTASYSLARRYLNQGSLPPAGAVRVEEFVNYFKYRYAPPQQGAFTVHLEGAPSPFASGRHFLRVGVQGKVISRSQRKPAHLVFLVDTSGSMQSQDKLPLAKEAIKLAVKNLNENDTVAIVTYAGSTRDVLAPTPATDQQRIYAAVDALQSGGGTAMGSGMEMAYRHAVKKASGSVVSRVIVLTDGDANIGPNLSANSILESIEKYVAEGVTLSTIGFGMGNYRDDLMEKLADKGNGNAFYVDSWQEAKKVFETQLTGTLEVIAKDVKIQVEFNPQAVRRYRLVGYENRDVADRDFRNDKVDAGEIGAGHNVTALYEVELTGEAASLATVRIRAKAPNGTEASEQSFAFERNMMRSSVETASSDFRFALAVASTADILRASPSAQDWSLVTARKLAEGATEGQAERAEFVKLVTQAQALKGASAERIGR; encoded by the coding sequence ATGCCCTCGTCCACGCTGCACCGCCTGTCCCTCTGGGGAAGTGCCTTCCTCGCCGTGAGCCTCCTGCCCTCCTGCATGTCGGCGAAGGCGCCTCAGGTGGAGACCGCCGCGCGGGCGGAGTCCGTCCCCGCACAGGACCAGCGCATGGATGGGGCCGAGGCACCGGAGGAGAAGGCCCTGGCGGCAATGCCCGCTCCCATGGGCGTGGTGGCACCTTCCCCGACGACTCCCCCTCCCCCGCCCATGTCCCCCGCGCGCCCGGAGCCCGCCAAACGGACGCGGGAGGCCAGCACGCAGCAACCTGCAAAGCAGGACTTCATGCAGGGAGAAGCACGGGGCAAGAGAGGGCCGGTCCTGGATCGCAAGGACGCCACCGCCTCTTCGGACGACGCGCTGAACACCGGCGTCGAGGGCGGTAACACCTTCGAGGCGCACACTCCCAACGCGTTCACCGACGCCCGGGAGGACGCGTTCTCCACCTTCGCGGTGGACGTGGACACCGCCTCGTACTCGCTCGCGCGCCGCTACCTGAACCAGGGCAGCCTCCCCCCGGCCGGCGCCGTGCGCGTCGAGGAGTTCGTCAACTACTTCAAGTACCGCTACGCCCCGCCGCAGCAGGGCGCGTTCACCGTCCACCTCGAGGGCGCGCCCTCCCCGTTCGCCTCGGGCCGCCACTTCCTGCGCGTGGGCGTGCAGGGCAAGGTCATCTCGCGCTCGCAGCGCAAGCCCGCGCACCTCGTCTTCCTCGTGGACACGAGCGGCTCCATGCAGTCGCAGGACAAGCTGCCGCTGGCCAAGGAGGCCATCAAGCTCGCGGTGAAGAACCTCAATGAGAACGACACGGTGGCCATCGTCACGTACGCGGGCTCCACGCGGGATGTGCTCGCGCCTACCCCCGCCACGGACCAGCAGCGCATCTACGCGGCGGTCGACGCTCTCCAGTCGGGCGGCGGCACGGCCATGGGCTCGGGCATGGAGATGGCCTACCGCCACGCGGTGAAGAAGGCCTCGGGCAGCGTCGTCTCCCGCGTCATCGTCCTCACGGATGGCGACGCCAACATCGGCCCCAACCTCTCGGCGAACTCCATCCTGGAGAGCATCGAGAAGTACGTCGCCGAGGGCGTGACGCTGTCCACCATCGGCTTCGGCATGGGCAACTACCGTGACGACCTGATGGAGAAGCTGGCGGACAAGGGCAACGGCAATGCCTTCTACGTGGACAGCTGGCAGGAGGCGAAGAAGGTCTTCGAGACGCAGCTCACCGGCACGCTCGAGGTGATCGCCAAGGACGTGAAGATCCAGGTCGAGTTCAACCCGCAGGCCGTGCGCCGCTACCGGCTGGTGGGCTACGAGAACCGGGACGTGGCCGACCGCGACTTCCGCAATGACAAGGTGGACGCGGGCGAGATCGGCGCCGGCCACAACGTCACCGCGCTCTACGAGGTGGAGCTGACGGGCGAGGCGGCCTCGCTGGCCACGGTGCGCATCCGCGCCAAGGCCCCCAACGGCACCGAGGCCTCCGAGCAGAGCTTCGCCTTCGAGCGGAACATGATGCGCTCCTCGGTGGAGACGGCCTCCTCGGACTTCCGCTTCGCGCTGGCGGTGGCCTCCACGGCCGACATCCTGCGCGCCAGCCCGTCCGCCCAGGATTGGAGCCTCGTCACCGCCCGCAAGCTCGCGGAGGGCGCCACCGAGGGCCAGGCCGAGCGCGCCGAGTTCGTGAAGCTGGTGACACAAGCCCAGGCGCTCAAGGGTGCCTCCGCCGAGCGGATTGGGCGATAA
- a CDS encoding DUF4328 domain-containing protein, translating to MPSSASRGRWTQRVLSLVALVASVEGALNGWLISRLHEGAVTTTAVGTYLRLSLLLNVLVVLATGLSALFFLRWLHLAVRTAKMLGLEPGTTPGWAVGWWFVPLANLYDPYLVVRGLWLCLGGSPKAGASVSTWWTAWVLSVVAWCVQVYLLGTLAMDPFQFTPALLAGFVTGVLITLGALLCMRVIGQVQTLIDECMDEVAEAA from the coding sequence ATGCCCTCCTCGGCCTCCCGAGGCCGATGGACCCAGCGGGTGCTGAGCCTGGTCGCGCTGGTCGCTTCGGTCGAAGGAGCGCTCAACGGCTGGTTGATCTCCCGCCTCCATGAGGGAGCGGTGACCACCACGGCCGTGGGGACCTACCTCCGGCTCTCGCTCCTGCTGAACGTGTTGGTGGTGCTGGCCACCGGGCTCTCGGCCCTCTTCTTCCTGCGATGGCTGCACCTGGCGGTGCGGACCGCGAAGATGCTCGGCCTGGAGCCTGGAACGACGCCCGGCTGGGCCGTGGGCTGGTGGTTCGTTCCCCTGGCCAACCTCTATGATCCCTACCTCGTGGTGCGCGGCCTGTGGCTGTGCCTGGGCGGCTCGCCCAAGGCGGGCGCGTCCGTATCGACGTGGTGGACGGCGTGGGTCCTCAGCGTCGTGGCCTGGTGCGTCCAGGTGTACCTGCTCGGCACCCTGGCGATGGATCCCTTCCAGTTCACCCCCGCCCTGCTCGCCGGCTTCGTGACCGGCGTGCTCATCACCCTGGGCGCCCTGCTCTGCATGCGCGTCATCGGTCAGGTGCAGACGCTGATCGACGAGTGCATGGACGAGGTGGCCGAGGCCGCCTGA
- a CDS encoding YncE family protein, with translation MVVVGGVLVRSLSRVVFAVTLCVSVLAGGTSPTASAFTLFESGQVRPLAMSPNGKFLFAVNTPDNRLEIFEIFSSGLVHRSSVPVGLEPVAVAARTNDEVWVVNHLSDSVSIVKVGTGGYSGVVTRTLLVGDEPRDIVFAGTAKNRAFITAAHRGQNVPFDPQFTTPGVGRADVWVFDSGSLGSTLGGTPLTILTLFADTPRALAVTPDGTRVYAAAFHSGNRTTTLRETLVPDGGQTAGGVPGPNTNFAGAPAPEVGIIVKFDGQNWVDVLNRSWTNDVKFSLPDKDVFVIDATTNPPAQVSGASGFYAGVGTILFNMAVNPVNGKVYVSNTEARNDLRFEGPGTFAGTTLRGHLHESRISVLSSTGVAPRHLNKHINYGTCCAAIPNTENDKSLAQPLGMAVTANGATLYVAAFGSSKIGVYATSALEGDTFVPSTANQIPLSGGGPTGMVLDEARSRMYVLTRFNNAVSVVNTTTNQEIASLSMYNPEPASVVQGRPFLYDARNSSSHGDSSCASCHIFGDLDTLAWDLGNPDGAVETNGNPFAPPVVPGFGTDGTFGQDISFHPLKGPMVTQSLRGMANHGAMHWRADRTGGNDEASVQPNDGTFDEQAAFKEFNPAFMALLGRDAQLTPSEMQKFTDFILQLAYPPNPIRNLDNSLTPNQQAGRDFFFNQTLAPQGTCETCHRLDPTANPGEGPFAGFFGTDGTSSIDPEPQVFKTPQLRGMYQKIGMFGVGYAMGFVPPDPFLGDQIRGYGFAHDGTIPDLFRFNSSFDQSTINPVGLQNTPANVTGKHNLAEFMLVFDSNLAPIVGQQITLTSSNLSVVGPRIDLLVARAEEDECDVVVKGRVWLQEVGLLYVGNDQFTKDRVSLPAISKEDLLESCTGECVLTFTCVPLGAGTRIGLDRDLDGFRDGDERVAGSNPADPTSTP, from the coding sequence ATGGTCGTCGTAGGCGGCGTTCTGGTCCGCAGCCTGTCGAGAGTTGTCTTCGCAGTAACACTTTGCGTGAGTGTGCTGGCGGGTGGAACGTCACCCACTGCGTCCGCGTTTACCCTCTTCGAGAGCGGCCAGGTTCGCCCCCTGGCCATGTCGCCCAACGGCAAGTTCCTCTTCGCCGTCAACACCCCCGACAATCGCCTGGAGATCTTCGAGATCTTCTCGAGCGGCCTCGTCCACCGCTCCTCGGTACCCGTGGGGCTCGAGCCCGTCGCGGTCGCGGCGCGCACCAATGACGAGGTTTGGGTCGTCAATCACCTCTCCGACAGCGTGAGCATCGTGAAGGTCGGCACGGGTGGGTACAGCGGGGTCGTCACGCGGACCCTGCTCGTCGGCGACGAGCCTCGCGACATCGTCTTCGCTGGCACCGCCAAGAACCGCGCCTTCATCACCGCGGCCCACCGTGGCCAGAACGTTCCGTTCGATCCGCAGTTCACCACGCCGGGCGTCGGCCGGGCCGATGTCTGGGTCTTCGACTCGGGCAGCCTGGGCTCCACGCTTGGGGGAACGCCCCTCACGATCCTCACGCTCTTCGCCGACACGCCCCGCGCGCTCGCGGTGACGCCTGACGGTACGCGCGTCTACGCGGCGGCGTTCCACTCGGGTAACCGCACCACCACGCTCCGCGAGACCTTGGTGCCCGACGGGGGCCAGACGGCGGGCGGAGTGCCCGGGCCGAACACCAACTTCGCGGGAGCGCCGGCGCCCGAGGTCGGCATCATCGTCAAGTTCGACGGGCAGAACTGGGTGGACGTGCTCAACCGCTCGTGGACCAACGACGTGAAGTTCTCCCTGCCGGACAAGGACGTGTTCGTCATCGACGCCACGACCAACCCTCCGGCGCAGGTCTCGGGCGCCTCCGGCTTCTACGCCGGCGTGGGCACGATCCTGTTCAACATGGCCGTCAACCCGGTGAACGGGAAGGTGTACGTGAGCAACACCGAGGCGCGGAATGACCTGCGCTTCGAGGGACCTGGCACCTTCGCAGGCACCACCCTCCGGGGGCACCTGCACGAGAGCCGGATCTCGGTGCTCAGCTCCACGGGAGTCGCGCCGAGGCACCTCAACAAGCACATCAACTACGGGACCTGCTGTGCAGCGATCCCCAACACCGAGAACGATAAGAGCCTGGCGCAGCCGCTCGGGATGGCGGTGACGGCCAACGGCGCCACCCTGTACGTGGCCGCGTTCGGCTCGTCGAAGATCGGCGTCTACGCCACCTCCGCGCTCGAGGGCGACACCTTCGTGCCCAGCACGGCGAACCAGATCCCGCTGAGCGGCGGAGGCCCCACCGGCATGGTGCTGGATGAGGCCCGCTCGCGCATGTACGTGCTGACGCGCTTCAACAACGCGGTCTCCGTCGTCAACACCACCACGAACCAGGAGATTGCCAGCCTGTCCATGTACAACCCAGAGCCCGCGAGCGTGGTGCAGGGGCGCCCGTTCCTCTATGACGCTCGGAACAGCTCGAGCCACGGCGACTCGTCCTGCGCCAGCTGCCACATCTTTGGCGACCTGGACACCCTGGCGTGGGATCTCGGCAACCCCGACGGCGCCGTGGAGACCAATGGGAATCCCTTCGCGCCTCCGGTGGTGCCCGGCTTTGGCACCGACGGGACGTTCGGCCAGGACATCAGCTTCCATCCGCTGAAGGGGCCAATGGTCACCCAGAGCCTGCGCGGCATGGCCAACCACGGGGCGATGCACTGGCGCGCCGACCGCACCGGCGGCAACGACGAGGCCAGCGTGCAGCCGAATGACGGGACGTTCGATGAGCAGGCCGCGTTCAAGGAGTTCAACCCGGCCTTCATGGCCCTGCTCGGGCGCGACGCGCAGCTCACCCCCAGTGAGATGCAGAAGTTCACCGACTTCATCCTTCAGCTCGCGTACCCGCCCAACCCGATCCGCAACCTCGACAACTCCCTGACGCCCAACCAGCAGGCGGGGCGAGACTTCTTCTTCAACCAGACGCTCGCGCCTCAGGGCACCTGCGAGACGTGCCACCGGCTCGATCCCACCGCCAACCCGGGAGAGGGGCCCTTCGCGGGCTTCTTCGGGACGGACGGCACCTCATCGATCGATCCCGAGCCGCAGGTCTTCAAGACTCCGCAACTGAGGGGCATGTACCAGAAGATCGGCATGTTCGGCGTCGGCTACGCCATGGGCTTCGTTCCCCCGGATCCCTTCCTGGGCGATCAGATCCGGGGCTACGGCTTCGCCCATGACGGAACGATCCCCGACCTGTTCCGCTTCAACAGCAGCTTCGACCAGAGCACGATCAACCCCGTGGGGCTTCAGAACACCCCCGCGAACGTCACCGGCAAGCACAACCTGGCGGAGTTCATGCTGGTGTTCGACAGCAACCTCGCGCCGATCGTCGGCCAGCAAATCACGCTCACGAGCAGCAACCTGTCCGTGGTGGGCCCTCGGATCGATCTCCTCGTGGCGCGCGCGGAGGAGGACGAGTGCGACGTGGTGGTGAAGGGCCGGGTCTGGCTGCAAGAGGTGGGCTTGCTCTACGTGGGGAATGATCAGTTCACGAAGGATCGCGTCTCCCTGCCTGCCATCTCGAAGGAGGATCTCCTCGAGAGCTGCACGGGAGAGTGCGTGCTCACCTTTACCTGCGTTCCTCTAGGGGCCGGCACGCGTATCGGGCTGGACCGCGACCTCGACGGGTTCCGGGATGGGGACGAGCGCGTGGCGGGGAGCAACCCGGCGGATCCCACCAGCACTCCTTGA